The Planctomycetota bacterium genome has a segment encoding these proteins:
- the gltB gene encoding glutamate synthase large subunit produces the protein MNSDDGQRRPFTPSGLPRAFGLYDPAFEHDSCGVGFVARLDAQRDHAIVTAAMQVLVNLEHRGALGGDKATGDGAGLLVQIPHELLAADCTAKGLRLPEAGAYAVGMVFLPSQPALAKRAAGALERIAQAEGAEVLGWRDVPVDAAPLGDFARRTMPAVRQLFLRCGTASREAFERKLYVIRRVAEKEAAAWGDEASQFYLASLSSRTIVYKGMLVGSQLPVFYPDLADPRFASAFALVHQRYSTNTFPSWQLAQPFRMLAHNGEINTLRGNTNRMRAREATLRSALFGDDIAKLKPIVVEGGSDSAMLDNALELLVLAGRSLPHAMMMLVPEAWGAKFTMGEDQRAFYEYHAAFMEPWDGPAALVFTDGRYIGATLDRNGLRPARYTITRDGLVVLASETGVLDIPPDRILSRGRLQPGKMLLVDLEQHRIIPNQEIKARISRQKPYRHWVKDNRIELRGLLMPAEPPPADPKVLRQKQHAFGYTEEELKMVLGPMAANAQEAVGSMGNDAALACLSQRPQLLFAYFKQLFAQVTNPPIDPLREELVMSLMNFAGRKRNLLDETPEHCRQLKLHHPVLTPEDMLRLRGSKHPDVAVFDLDIVFPAGGGGAELERALDALFAQAEAAIARGATLLILTDRQVDRDHAPIPVLLAASGLHHHLIRKGLRGYADLIVETAEAREVIHFAQLIAYGVTAVCPYLAFATARQLAEEGLLETAVTPEGALDNYITAVKKGLLKTFSRMGISTIRSFQGSQIFEALGLGRELVERYFTGTASRLDGIGLDELAAEAMARHRRAFPEAGDPPRVLDPGGVYHIRIGGEKHRLTPDAIYLLQHAVRTGDYALFKQYSRLVDEQSSAEVTLRSLLRFTPGTPVPIEEVEPVESIVTRFTTAAMSHGSISLEAHEAMAIAMNRLGARNNSGEGGEDPARYRRLPNGDNRCSRTKQVASGRFGVTTEYLMSADELQIKIAQGAKPGEGGQLPGHKVSKEIAHVRHTTPGVTLISPPPHHDIYSIEDIKQLIYDLKMTNPAARVSVKLVSEVGVGTVAAGVAKGKADMVLIAGHDGGTGASPLTAIKHTGLPWELGLAETQQTLVNNHLRDRIRVQVDGQLRTGRDLAVAALLGAEEFGFGTIALVALGCIMMRKCHLNTCPVGVATQDKTLRARFPGRPEHVVNFMRFIAQELREHMAALGFRTLDEMIGRTDRLETADLAGRWKAGKVNLRALLAAGAREGGAAVRCTRPQEHEVAEHLDQELIRLAQPALKNKRPVAIERPIRNTHRTVGAMLSGVITKQFGARGLPDDTVVAHLRGSAGQSLGAFLAPGVTLRVEGDANDYLGKGLCGGRIIVVPPREATFDPAENILVGNVCLYGATGGEVYILGIAGERFAIRNSGARAVVEGVGDHGCEYMTGGTVVVLGPTGVNFAAGMSGGIAYVYNETGLFDTCCNLDMVDLESVVTAADKGELGLLLETHHRHTGSARAKRILDNWEACLPLFVKVMPIDYRRSLERMRLGEDTDRETVSATEEVYHG, from the coding sequence GTGAACAGCGATGACGGCCAACGACGACCTTTCACCCCCTCGGGGCTTCCCCGCGCCTTCGGCCTCTACGACCCAGCCTTCGAGCACGATAGCTGCGGCGTAGGCTTCGTCGCGCGGCTCGATGCGCAACGCGACCATGCCATCGTGACCGCGGCCATGCAGGTGCTCGTGAACCTCGAACACCGCGGCGCCCTGGGCGGCGACAAGGCGACGGGCGACGGCGCCGGCCTGCTGGTCCAGATCCCGCACGAACTCCTCGCCGCCGATTGCACGGCCAAAGGCCTGCGGCTGCCGGAGGCCGGCGCCTACGCCGTGGGGATGGTCTTCCTGCCCAGCCAGCCGGCGCTGGCCAAGCGCGCGGCGGGCGCGCTCGAGCGCATCGCGCAAGCCGAGGGAGCCGAGGTGCTCGGCTGGCGCGACGTGCCGGTGGATGCCGCACCCCTGGGCGACTTCGCACGCCGCACCATGCCCGCCGTCCGCCAGCTCTTCCTCCGGTGCGGCACCGCCAGCCGCGAGGCGTTCGAGCGCAAGCTCTACGTCATCCGCCGCGTCGCCGAGAAGGAAGCCGCCGCCTGGGGCGACGAGGCCAGCCAGTTCTACCTCGCCAGCCTGTCGAGCCGGACGATCGTCTACAAGGGAATGCTCGTCGGGTCGCAACTGCCCGTCTTCTACCCCGACCTGGCCGACCCACGCTTCGCCAGCGCCTTCGCGCTCGTGCACCAGCGCTACTCCACCAACACCTTTCCGAGTTGGCAGCTCGCCCAGCCGTTCCGCATGCTCGCTCATAACGGCGAAATCAACACCCTGCGCGGCAACACCAACCGCATGCGCGCGCGCGAGGCCACCCTTCGCTCGGCCCTCTTCGGCGACGACATCGCGAAGCTCAAACCGATCGTCGTCGAGGGCGGCAGCGACTCGGCCATGCTGGACAACGCCCTCGAACTCCTCGTGCTGGCCGGCCGCTCGCTGCCCCACGCCATGATGATGCTCGTGCCCGAGGCCTGGGGAGCCAAGTTCACGATGGGGGAAGACCAGCGCGCCTTCTACGAATACCACGCGGCCTTCATGGAGCCGTGGGACGGCCCGGCCGCTCTCGTCTTCACCGACGGACGCTACATCGGCGCCACGCTGGACCGCAATGGCCTGCGGCCCGCGCGCTACACCATCACGCGCGACGGCCTGGTCGTACTGGCCTCCGAAACCGGCGTGCTCGACATCCCACCCGACCGCATTCTGTCCCGGGGGCGGCTTCAGCCCGGCAAGATGCTGCTGGTGGACCTCGAGCAGCACCGCATCATCCCGAACCAGGAGATCAAGGCCCGCATCTCGCGCCAGAAGCCGTACCGCCACTGGGTGAAAGACAATCGCATCGAGCTCCGCGGCCTGCTCATGCCTGCCGAGCCGCCCCCCGCCGATCCCAAGGTGCTGCGCCAGAAGCAACACGCCTTCGGCTACACGGAAGAAGAACTGAAGATGGTCCTCGGACCCATGGCCGCCAACGCGCAGGAGGCCGTGGGCTCGATGGGCAACGACGCGGCTCTCGCCTGCCTGTCGCAGCGCCCGCAGCTCCTCTTCGCCTACTTCAAGCAGCTCTTCGCCCAGGTGACCAACCCGCCCATTGACCCGCTGCGCGAAGAGCTCGTGATGTCGCTGATGAACTTCGCCGGGCGCAAGCGCAACCTGCTCGACGAGACCCCCGAACACTGCCGCCAGCTCAAGCTGCACCACCCCGTGCTCACGCCCGAGGACATGCTCCGCCTGCGCGGGAGCAAGCACCCCGACGTGGCGGTGTTCGACCTCGACATCGTGTTCCCCGCCGGCGGCGGAGGGGCCGAGCTCGAGCGGGCGCTCGACGCGCTCTTCGCCCAGGCCGAGGCGGCCATCGCGCGGGGCGCAACCCTGCTCATCCTGACCGACCGTCAGGTGGACCGCGACCACGCGCCCATCCCCGTGCTGCTCGCGGCCAGCGGCCTTCACCACCACCTCATCCGCAAGGGCCTGCGCGGCTATGCCGACCTCATCGTCGAGACGGCCGAGGCGCGCGAAGTGATCCACTTCGCCCAGCTCATCGCCTACGGCGTCACGGCGGTCTGCCCCTATCTGGCCTTCGCCACGGCCCGCCAGCTCGCCGAGGAGGGCTTGCTCGAAACGGCCGTGACGCCCGAGGGGGCGCTCGACAACTACATCACCGCCGTCAAGAAGGGCCTGCTCAAGACCTTCAGCCGCATGGGCATCTCGACCATCCGCAGCTTCCAGGGCTCGCAGATCTTCGAAGCCCTGGGCCTCGGCCGCGAACTGGTCGAGCGCTACTTCACCGGCACCGCCTCGCGGCTGGACGGCATCGGACTCGACGAGCTGGCCGCCGAAGCCATGGCGCGCCACCGCCGCGCCTTCCCCGAGGCCGGCGACCCGCCCCGCGTGCTGGACCCCGGCGGCGTCTACCACATCCGCATCGGCGGCGAGAAGCACCGCCTCACCCCCGACGCCATCTATCTGCTCCAGCACGCCGTCCGCACGGGCGACTACGCCCTCTTCAAGCAGTACTCGCGCCTGGTGGACGAGCAGTCCAGCGCCGAGGTCACCCTCCGCAGCCTGCTCCGCTTCACGCCGGGCACGCCCGTGCCCATCGAGGAGGTCGAGCCCGTCGAATCCATCGTCACCCGCTTCACCACGGCGGCGATGTCGCACGGCTCCATCAGCCTCGAGGCGCACGAGGCGATGGCCATCGCGATGAACCGCCTGGGCGCGCGCAACAACTCGGGCGAAGGCGGGGAAGACCCGGCCCGCTACCGGCGGCTGCCCAACGGCGACAACCGCTGCTCGCGCACCAAGCAGGTGGCCAGCGGCCGCTTCGGCGTGACCACCGAGTACCTGATGAGCGCCGACGAACTCCAGATCAAGATCGCCCAGGGCGCCAAGCCGGGCGAGGGCGGCCAGCTCCCCGGCCACAAGGTGTCGAAAGAGATCGCCCACGTGCGCCACACCACGCCGGGCGTCACGCTCATCTCGCCGCCGCCGCACCATGACATCTACTCGATCGAGGACATCAAGCAGCTCATCTACGACCTGAAGATGACCAATCCCGCGGCGCGGGTCTCGGTGAAGCTGGTCTCGGAGGTCGGCGTGGGCACGGTGGCGGCCGGCGTGGCCAAGGGCAAGGCCGACATGGTCCTCATCGCCGGCCACGACGGCGGCACGGGCGCCTCGCCCCTCACGGCCATCAAGCACACCGGGCTCCCCTGGGAACTCGGCCTGGCCGAGACCCAGCAGACCCTGGTCAACAACCACCTGCGCGACCGCATTCGCGTGCAGGTGGACGGCCAGCTCCGCACGGGCCGCGACCTGGCCGTCGCCGCGCTGCTGGGGGCGGAGGAGTTCGGCTTCGGCACCATTGCCCTGGTGGCCCTCGGGTGCATCATGATGCGCAAGTGCCACCTCAACACGTGCCCCGTGGGCGTGGCGACGCAGGACAAGACCCTGCGCGCCCGCTTTCCCGGCCGGCCCGAGCACGTGGTGAACTTCATGCGCTTCATCGCCCAGGAACTCCGCGAGCACATGGCCGCCCTGGGCTTCCGCACGCTGGACGAGATGATCGGCCGCACCGATCGCCTGGAGACGGCCGACCTGGCCGGCCGCTGGAAGGCCGGCAAGGTGAACCTGCGGGCGCTGCTCGCCGCCGGCGCACGGGAGGGCGGCGCCGCCGTCCGCTGCACCCGGCCCCAGGAGCACGAGGTGGCCGAGCACCTCGACCAGGAGCTGATCCGCCTGGCGCAGCCGGCGCTCAAGAACAAGCGGCCCGTGGCCATCGAGAGGCCGATCCGCAACACCCACCGCACCGTGGGCGCCATGCTCAGCGGCGTCATCACGAAGCAGTTCGGCGCGCGGGGCCTGCCCGACGACACCGTGGTGGCGCACCTCCGGGGCTCGGCGGGCCAGAGCCTGGGCGCCTTCCTCGCCCCGGGCGTGACTCTCCGGGTCGAGGGCGACGCCAACGACTACCTGGGCAAGGGGCTGTGCGGCGGCCGCATCATCGTCGTGCCCCCGCGCGAAGCGACCTTCGATCCAGCCGAGAACATCCTGGTCGGCAACGTGTGCCTCTACGGCGCCACGGGGGGGGAGGTCTACATCCTGGGCATCGCGGGCGAGCGGTTCGCCATCCGCAACAGCGGCGCCCGGGCCGTCGTGGAGGGCGTGGGCGATCACGGCTGCGAGTACATGACGGGCGGCACGGTGGTGGTGCTTGGCCCTACGGGGGTCAACTTCGCGGCCGGCATGTCGGGCGGAATCGCCTACGTCTACAACGAGACCGGGCTGTTCGACACCTGCTGCAACCTGGACATGGTGGACCTCGAGAGCGTGGTGACGGCCGCCGACAAGGGCGAGCTGGGCCTGCTGCTGGAGACCCACCACCGGCACACCGGCAGCGCGCGGGCCAAGCGCATCCTGGACAACTGGGAGGCCTGCCTGCCGCTCTTCGTGAAGGTCATGCCGATTGACTACCGGAGATCGCTCGAGCGCATGCGCCTCGGCGAAGACACCGACCGCGAGACCGTGTCGGCGACCGAGGAGGTCTACCATGGGTAA
- a CDS encoding NAD+ synthase, with amino-acid sequence MGALRIAMAQINPTVGDLPGNVALAAQWVQRARDAKADLVIFPELALCGYPPEDLLLRAHFLQDCRAALDEVARSTRGMTALVGFPEAANGKVYNAAALLHEGGLLGIYHKLELPNYGVFDEKRYFTPGCGCLVFEMNGVRLFTTICEDVWVRDGMAERYAQRNQAHVVLNLSASPFHAGKLATRRNVLAAFARRTGTTLCYNNLVGGQDELVFDGGGLVFNPAGEMVASSARFREDLLVFDIVTNGAGESVHPRQTSGRWERRIVLESANSAGAAPAPFTVARPLEPIEEIYEALTLGTRDYVLKNGFRKVAIGLSGGVDSSLTACIAVDALGADNVVGVTMPSHFTSSETLADATLLARNLGIRLLTLPIRPVFERYLESLADAFGPGEPGIECENLQARVRGNFLMALSNRFGWLVLTTGNKSETAVGYCTLYGDTAGGFAVIKDVPKTVVYELSHHVNRKAGRAIIPPSVIERAPTAELKPNQKDEDSLPPYAVLDPIVTAYVEEDKSPEAIIAGGCDAADVWRVVRLVDSSEYKRRQAPPGVKITPKAFGRDRRFPITNRYTGAARPRPAAPPPSAPAPLVPGTATR; translated from the coding sequence ATGGGTGCCCTGCGCATCGCGATGGCGCAGATCAACCCCACGGTGGGCGACCTGCCGGGCAATGTGGCCCTGGCCGCCCAATGGGTGCAGCGCGCGCGCGACGCCAAGGCCGACCTGGTGATCTTCCCCGAACTCGCCCTCTGCGGCTATCCGCCGGAGGACCTTCTCCTGCGCGCCCATTTCCTTCAAGACTGCCGCGCGGCTCTCGACGAGGTGGCGCGCTCCACGCGGGGCATGACGGCGCTCGTGGGCTTCCCCGAGGCAGCCAACGGCAAGGTCTACAACGCGGCCGCTCTCCTTCACGAGGGCGGCCTGCTCGGCATCTACCACAAGCTCGAGCTCCCCAACTACGGCGTCTTCGACGAGAAACGCTACTTCACCCCCGGCTGCGGCTGCCTGGTGTTCGAGATGAACGGCGTGCGACTCTTCACCACCATCTGCGAGGACGTGTGGGTGCGCGACGGCATGGCCGAGCGTTACGCCCAGCGCAACCAGGCCCACGTGGTCCTCAACCTCTCGGCCTCGCCCTTCCATGCCGGCAAGCTCGCCACCCGCCGCAACGTGCTCGCGGCTTTCGCCCGGCGCACCGGGACGACGCTGTGCTATAACAACCTCGTCGGCGGCCAGGATGAACTGGTCTTCGATGGCGGCGGCCTGGTCTTCAACCCGGCCGGCGAAATGGTGGCCTCGTCGGCGCGGTTCCGCGAAGACCTGCTGGTGTTCGACATCGTGACCAACGGCGCCGGAGAATCGGTGCACCCGCGCCAGACGAGCGGGCGTTGGGAACGCCGCATCGTGCTCGAGTCGGCCAACTCCGCCGGGGCGGCCCCCGCGCCGTTCACCGTCGCCCGCCCGCTGGAGCCTATCGAGGAAATCTACGAGGCCCTCACGCTGGGCACCCGCGACTACGTCCTCAAGAACGGCTTCCGCAAGGTGGCCATCGGCCTCAGCGGCGGCGTGGATTCGTCGCTCACCGCCTGCATCGCCGTGGATGCCCTGGGCGCCGACAACGTGGTGGGCGTCACGATGCCCTCCCACTTCACCTCCAGCGAAACCCTCGCCGATGCCACCCTGCTGGCCCGCAACCTGGGCATCCGGCTCCTCACCCTGCCGATCCGCCCCGTGTTCGAGCGCTACCTGGAGTCGCTGGCCGACGCCTTCGGCCCTGGCGAACCGGGCATCGAGTGCGAGAACCTTCAGGCCCGCGTGCGCGGCAACTTCCTCATGGCCCTGTCCAACCGCTTCGGCTGGCTCGTGCTCACCACGGGCAACAAGAGCGAAACCGCCGTCGGCTACTGCACGCTCTACGGCGACACGGCCGGCGGGTTCGCGGTGATCAAGGACGTGCCGAAAACCGTGGTCTACGAACTGAGCCACCACGTGAACCGCAAGGCGGGGCGGGCCATCATCCCGCCGAGCGTCATCGAGCGCGCACCCACGGCCGAACTCAAGCCGAACCAGAAGGACGAGGACTCGCTGCCGCCCTATGCAGTGCTCGACCCCATCGTGACCGCCTACGTGGAAGAGGACAAGTCGCCCGAAGCCATCATCGCGGGCGGCTGCGACGCGGCCGACGTGTGGCGCGTGGTGCGCCTGGTGGACAGCAGCGAGTACAAGCGCCGCCAGGCCCCGCCCGGCGTGAAGATCACGCCCAAAGCCTTCGGGCGTGACCGCCGCTTCCCCATCACCAACCGCTACACGGGCGCCGCCCGACCCCGCCCTGCCGCCCCTCCGCCCTCCGCTCCCGCGCCCCTTGTGCCGGGAACGGCAACCAGGTAA
- a CDS encoding glutamate synthase subunit beta: MGKPTGFLLYERQDPPKRPVVERVHDYQEIELRLPVPQLEVQAARCMDCGIPFCHSFGCPVQNLIPDWNDMVYRKQWRKALDLLHATNNLPEVTGRVCPAPCEAACTLSINQKPVAIKQIELQIIERGWERGWVQPEPAPVRTGKKVAIIGSGPTGLAAAQQLARRGHEVVVFEKADRPGGILRYGIPDFKLEKWVIDRRIEQMRSEGVVFETRVEAGSDVSVRYLRRTFDAILLAAGARTPRDLKIPGRELGGIHFAMRFLTQQNRRNAGDTIPPDEAISAAGKSVVVIGGGDTGADCIGTARRQGARDIVQIELLPEPPAERPPDNPWPTWPRTLRSSSSHEEGCRRLWSIGTREFVGEGRVQKLRCVRLEWSPPDASGRSSFKEVPGSDFELPADLVLLAMGFTRIEHGPLIEDLGVEVTDRGVVRVDADYRTSAEGVFAAGDSVLGASLVVRAIYLGRQAAAAMDRHLMR; the protein is encoded by the coding sequence ATGGGTAAGCCCACCGGCTTCCTGCTCTACGAGCGCCAGGACCCGCCCAAGCGCCCCGTCGTCGAGCGTGTGCACGACTACCAGGAGATCGAGCTCCGCCTCCCCGTGCCGCAGCTCGAGGTCCAGGCCGCCCGGTGCATGGACTGCGGAATCCCGTTCTGCCACTCGTTCGGCTGTCCCGTGCAGAACCTCATCCCCGACTGGAACGACATGGTCTACCGCAAGCAGTGGCGGAAGGCGCTGGACCTCCTGCACGCCACGAACAACCTCCCCGAGGTCACGGGCCGCGTGTGCCCCGCGCCCTGCGAGGCCGCCTGCACGCTCTCGATCAACCAGAAGCCGGTCGCCATCAAGCAGATCGAGCTCCAGATCATCGAGCGCGGGTGGGAGCGCGGCTGGGTGCAGCCGGAGCCTGCGCCCGTGAGGACGGGCAAGAAGGTGGCCATCATCGGCTCGGGGCCCACCGGCCTGGCCGCCGCCCAGCAGCTCGCGCGCCGCGGCCACGAGGTGGTGGTGTTCGAGAAGGCCGACCGGCCCGGCGGCATCCTCCGCTACGGCATCCCCGACTTCAAGCTCGAGAAGTGGGTGATTGACCGCCGCATCGAGCAGATGCGTTCGGAGGGCGTCGTGTTCGAGACGCGCGTGGAGGCGGGCAGCGACGTGTCCGTGCGCTATCTGCGCCGCACGTTCGACGCCATTCTGCTCGCTGCCGGCGCGCGCACGCCGCGCGACCTCAAGATTCCGGGCCGCGAGCTCGGGGGCATCCACTTCGCCATGCGGTTCCTCACGCAGCAGAACCGCCGCAACGCCGGCGACACGATCCCGCCCGACGAGGCGATCTCGGCCGCGGGGAAGAGCGTAGTCGTCATCGGGGGGGGCGACACCGGCGCCGACTGCATCGGCACGGCCCGGCGGCAGGGGGCCCGCGACATCGTGCAGATCGAGCTCCTGCCCGAGCCGCCGGCCGAGCGGCCGCCCGACAATCCATGGCCCACCTGGCCGCGCACCTTGCGAAGCTCCAGCTCTCACGAAGAGGGGTGCCGGCGCCTCTGGAGCATCGGGACGCGCGAGTTCGTCGGCGAGGGGCGAGTGCAGAAGCTCCGCTGCGTCCGGCTCGAATGGTCGCCGCCCGATGCGAGCGGCCGCTCCTCCTTCAAGGAGGTGCCTGGCTCCGACTTCGAGCTGCCGGCCGACCTCGTATTGCTGGCGATGGGCTTCACGCGCATCGAGCACGGCCCGCTCATCGAGGACCTCGGGGTGGAGGTGACGGACCGCGGGGTCGTGAGGGTGGACGCCGACTACCGCACCAGCGCCGAGGGGGTGTTCGCGGCGGGCGACAGCGTGCTCGGCGCCTCGCTCGTGGTGCGGGCCATCTACCTGGGCCGGCAGGCCGCGGCGGCGATGGACCGCCACCTGATGCGCTAG